Genomic DNA from Shouchella patagoniensis:
TTTGTTCTTAGCGTTCGAGCTAACTGAATCAAGCATGCACGTTACGGGTGTGGCGATGTCGCAAGTGTTACCATACTTGTTGTTTGGCCTAGTTGGTGGTGTGATTGCCGATTGGATTCCGAAACGTAAGTGGATGATTGCAATGGATCTCTTGCGGGTACCGCTGCTTTTAGTGCTGGTGATGTTGCATTACATGGAAATGCTAGCCTATGGGCATTTAATCGTCGTGAGTTTCACGAATCACGTGTTTGGGTGTTTCTTTAATCCAGCGCATCGGTCGCTCCTACCTTTAATTACAAGCGATGTGGAGCGAACGGCGGCGAATAGTTTGGTTGATACGGTAACACGGGGAATGACGGTGCTTGGTCCGATTCTTAGTGTGTTTTTAATGAACACGATTGGCGTCATTCATTTCTTTACGCTTGATGCACTCACATTTTTGGGAAGTGCGTTGTTGTTAGCGAAAATCAAGCTTAAAGAAGAGAAAGGCAAGCCAATTTCTGAAATGAAGCGAACCGCTATTGTTCTTTCCTTAAAGGAGTTTGCTGTATGGTTAATAGGACATGGGACGATGCGGCGCTTATTTGTTGTGACAGGGGCGATTGTGTTTTTGAATACGTGGGTGTGGCAAGTAGGGCTGTTGCTTATACTAAACGAAACAATGACAAATGGAAAAGCATTGTATAGCTTTTTACTAAGCTGGTACGGAGCCATTGTTATTGTCGTTAACCTTGTGATTCCTTATTTTATTAGAATATTTACAATGAACATCTATTTGATTAGTTCATTTATTTGGGGTATCGGCATTGTGCTAATCGGATTTGCACAAGTCATGCCAGTTTATTTTCTTGGTGTCTTCATCGCTGCCCTAGGCTTACCACTATCGGGGCTAGCACGCGTGTATTTATTGCAAAAGCATGTGCCAACAGAGAAGTTAGCTCGTGGCTTTAGTTTTAATGCCGTGTTGTTGTATTTGGCCAACCTCGTTTCGCTAGGCTTCTTTGGGCTTCTGTCAAAGTTTGTATCAACATACATCCTTTTTCTTTTTTGTGGAGGAATGATGGTGCTTGTTTCGATCTTATTTATCAGGAGAGTGGTTCAAGCAGAACGGTCAGTCTGATCGTTCTGTTTTGTTTGAAAGAAAAGTGAACAAAAGGGGAGGCGGATGTAAGGGCAAAGGATGAAAGTCGAGACGATAGGTCTTCAGAAAACAAATTAACGGATGCCTTTAATGTGACGAGGGTCACTGGACCCCACTCTTGGAAAAAGAACGCTTCTCATTTCTGTGCTAATAATCTAAATTGGCTAGGAGTCAAACCATATTGATTTTTAAATAAGCGGTTATAGACGCTGGTAGAAGAGAATCCGCAGTCTAGTGCGATGGAAAGAATGCTCTTACGCGTATATAACAACTGTTCTTGGCTCCGAATGATTCGATAAAGTTGAAGCCAGGTATAGGGAGCCACGCCTATGTGTTCTTTAAAGGAGTGGGCGAGTTGGAATTTCTCCATCTGTGCTACTTCAGACATGTCAGCTAAAGACCAAGTTTTATTGTAACTTTGTTTTAGTGCATCCAAGAGGTTATAGAGTTGAATATGCAAGGATTTATATTGACGAATAGGAAGATCATCTAACTGAGAACCGACTGCGTTTTTTGCAAGAAGAAGAGAAAGCTGTGTGAAACTATGTTCAAAGAATAGTTGTAATGATGTATTTGATGAACGGTCTTCTAGATGTAAATATCCAACGATTAAGCGAACCCATTGTGATAATAGAGAATGCTGTTGGATTGTTGATGCAAACTGAACGTCAAATGCTAGAG
This window encodes:
- a CDS encoding MFS transporter, producing the protein MYITLFKNNQSLVYYLGSTAISNVGNVMTGLAFLFLAFELTESSMHVTGVAMSQVLPYLLFGLVGGVIADWIPKRKWMIAMDLLRVPLLLVLVMLHYMEMLAYGHLIVVSFTNHVFGCFFNPAHRSLLPLITSDVERTAANSLVDTVTRGMTVLGPILSVFLMNTIGVIHFFTLDALTFLGSALLLAKIKLKEEKGKPISEMKRTAIVLSLKEFAVWLIGHGTMRRLFVVTGAIVFLNTWVWQVGLLLILNETMTNGKALYSFLLSWYGAIVIVVNLVIPYFIRIFTMNIYLISSFIWGIGIVLIGFAQVMPVYFLGVFIAALGLPLSGLARVYLLQKHVPTEKLARGFSFNAVLLYLANLVSLGFFGLLSKFVSTYILFLFCGGMMVLVSILFIRRVVQAERSV
- a CDS encoding helix-turn-helix transcriptional regulator, producing the protein MNDANTLFTSPSGLFLLKNTFAQESNWRMDQSYKFIYALNGRMTYQSRSKSMQLKEGQFVLLNPYDEHKQLQVDQTKFLIELDATLLNETAKAIRPLAFDVQFASTIQQHSLLSQWVRLIVGYLHLEDRSSNTSLQLFFEHSFTQLSLLLAKNAVGSQLDDLPIRQYKSLHIQLYNLLDALKQSYNKTWSLADMSEVAQMEKFQLAHSFKEHIGVAPYTWLQLYRIIRSQEQLLYTRKSILSIALDCGFSSTSVYNRLFKNQYGLTPSQFRLLAQK